One genomic window of Panulirus ornatus isolate Po-2019 chromosome 14, ASM3632096v1, whole genome shotgun sequence includes the following:
- the LOC139753053 gene encoding uncharacterized protein, whose amino-acid sequence MTSQHSSCAVVYVFVLVGVRASSAVAVSCPGDRDCATQHKIQTINWFFDHINHETAGPPFTLKDIGNLVSQYVKGLNKSFSVNLQETPKEARQYYGATGYGNYYGNTGYPSYGLYSAGSSSTSFNGLDAGLSALAFLAFGVWLFNLVLPQLQGSGLGLPGLRRRNAPEDASEEVESNFAHSSDILSNILSSSRNLVNNIFNKDTFRQSKHFMAERPGVETEQARFVPLSDKTRESILNTGDFMDKLENLFKAQAVSGLQQEDSLITDVLRNPLPVLQGSSSELNNQMDVPEILWNSSETWKLSEVNVRRRRRVEGAEDQGMLGFLLGQAWQHLSYILNLLEELDG is encoded by the coding sequence ATGACGTCACAACACAGTAGCTGTGCAGTGGTGTATGTGTTCGTCCTTGTGGGTGTGCGTGCGTCAAGCGCTGTGGCAGTGTCGTGCCCCGGGGATAGGGACTGCGCTACACAACACAAGATACAAACAATCAATTGGTTTTTCGACCATATAAATCATGAGACAGCAGGGCCACCCTTCACCCTTAAGGACATCGGTAACTTGGTGTCTCAGTATGTTAAGGGATTAAATAAGAGCTTCAGTGTAAACTTGCAAGAGACGCCGAAAGAGGCACGCCAGTACTACGGTGCTACAGGTTACGGTAATTACTACGGCAACACAGGGTACCCTAGCTACGGCCTCTATAGTgccggcagcagcagcacttcATTCAACGGTTTGGACGCAGGACTCTCCGCCCTCGCCTTCCTAGCATTCGGAGTGTGGCTTTTTAACCTAGTGCTGCCACAGCTGCAAGGGAGCGGCTTGGGTCTACCAGGGCTGCGACGGAGGAACGCCCCTGAGGACGCCTCGGAAGAGGTAGAAAGTAACTTCGCCCACTCATCTGACATTCTGTCAAACATACTAAGCAGCAGCCGGAACCTTGTCAACAATATATTCAACAAGGACACATTCAGACAAAGTAAACATTTCATGGCGGAGCGGCCTGGCGTTGAGACCGAGCAAGCGAGATTCGTACCTCTTTCAGACAAGACCAGAGAATCAATCCTGAACACTGGAGATTTTATGGACAAACTGGAGAACTTGTTCAAGGCGCAAGCTGTGTCTGGTCTGCAGCAGGAAGACAGCCTCATCACAGATGTCTTAAGAAATCCATTACCAGTGCTACAAGGATCTTCGTCTGAACTTAATAATCAGATGGATGTCCCAGAAATCCTCTGGAACTCTTCTGAAACATGGAAACTCTCCGAAGTAAATGTCCGCCGCCGTCGGAGGGTGGAAGGTGCGGAAGACCAGGGTATGCTGGGCTTCTTGTTGGGGCAGGCGTGGCAACACCTATCTTACATCCTGAATCTCCTGGAAGAGCTGGACGGCTAA